The Alphaproteobacteria bacterium genome has a segment encoding these proteins:
- a CDS encoding GDP-L-fucose synthase — translation MTTSASYTLRNKRVWVAGHRGLVGGALLRRLRQEECEIVTAPRAQVDLRAPEQLDRWMRGARPQAVFMAAARVGGIHANDTRPADFIYDNLMIAANVVEASRRHGVEKLMMLGSSCIYPRMAPQPITEDAMLSGPLEPTNQWYAVAKIAAIKLCQAYRRQHGCDFVSAMPTNLYGPGDNFDLLGSHVVPALIAKAHDARSRHAPSLEVWGTGRALREFMYVDDLADGLVFLMRHYSDEPLINIGTGTDLPIADLAEMICDVVGFRGELRFDTSRPDGTPRKVMDVSRLTAMGWRAQTPLRDGLEQTYRWYIDHIARERRPAVA, via the coding sequence ATGACCACCTCCGCCTCCTATACGCTGCGCAATAAGCGCGTCTGGGTCGCCGGCCACCGCGGCCTGGTCGGCGGCGCTCTGCTCCGCCGGCTGCGCCAGGAGGAATGCGAGATCGTGACGGCGCCGCGCGCGCAGGTCGACCTGCGCGCCCCGGAGCAGCTCGATCGCTGGATGCGCGGGGCCAGGCCGCAGGCGGTCTTCATGGCGGCGGCGCGGGTCGGCGGCATCCACGCCAACGACACCCGGCCGGCGGACTTCATCTACGACAACCTGATGATCGCCGCCAACGTGGTCGAGGCGTCGCGCCGCCACGGCGTCGAGAAGCTGATGATGCTGGGCTCGTCCTGCATCTATCCGCGCATGGCGCCGCAGCCGATCACCGAGGATGCGATGCTGTCGGGGCCGCTGGAACCGACCAACCAGTGGTACGCCGTCGCCAAGATCGCCGCGATCAAGCTGTGCCAGGCCTATCGCCGCCAGCATGGCTGCGACTTCGTCTCGGCTATGCCGACCAACCTTTACGGCCCCGGCGACAATTTCGACCTGCTGGGCAGCCACGTCGTGCCGGCGCTCATCGCCAAGGCGCATGACGCCAGGTCGCGGCACGCGCCGAGCCTCGAGGTGTGGGGCACGGGCCGCGCGCTGCGCGAGTTCATGTATGTCGACGATCTCGCCGACGGGCTGGTCTTCCTGATGCGACACTACTCGGACGAGCCGCTGATCAACATCGGCACCGGCACCGACCTGCCGATCGCCGACCTGGCGGAGATGATCTGCGACGTCGTCGGCTTCCGCGGTGAGCTGCGGTTCGATACCAGTCGCCCGGACGGCACGCCGCGCAAGGTGATGGACGTCTCGCGATTGACCGCGATGGGCTGGCGGGCGCAAACGCCGCTGCGCGACGGGCTCGAGCAAACCTATCGGTGGTATATTGACCACATCGCCCGCGAGCGGCGGCCGGCCGTCGCCTGA
- a CDS encoding lipopolysaccharide biosynthesis protein: MTTSPASGGRPSPDGELATDHLVPDLGRRSRRGGTVMMAAQVLRVLLQAGAIVILARLLPPSAFGVLAMVAALGVVLDLAKDLGLSSATIQKDDLTDPQISTLFWINAGAGCLLALALFLGAPALARFYGEPTVAPVTQWLALAFVLSGLTVQHWALLRRQMRFGAIAAIEVAADLAGFAAAIALAFAGAGLWALVAQRLVTPGVLMAGSWLVCRWRPGRPAQAAGLGGLLRYGAQVTGSGLAAALTRSVDQVLIGWLWGPAVLGLYERTTRLLLLPINSINAPVYAVGMPALSRLAAHPDSYRRACRQLLQKLALLTMPPFAMVCVTADWVVQILFGPAWTQAVPLVQWFAVSATYLPVVMAVSLLYLTQERTGEMLRATLIDSALCLVSILLGLVSGAVGVAAAIAVVGLTVRTPMAFWLSTRRGPVRQRDVYSAVLPAVAAAVLSAAAVWALRRFCLPDATLSAVSLTLAALSGLGAMGLTVLAFGEIRRELLSLVSRPPAFRPRRPTARPS; the protein is encoded by the coding sequence TTGACCACATCGCCCGCGAGCGGCGGCCGGCCGTCGCCTGACGGCGAGCTCGCGACCGACCACCTCGTTCCCGATCTCGGCAGGCGCTCGCGCCGCGGCGGGACGGTGATGATGGCGGCGCAGGTGCTGAGGGTGCTGCTGCAGGCCGGCGCCATCGTCATCCTGGCCCGCCTGCTGCCGCCTTCGGCCTTCGGCGTGCTGGCGATGGTCGCGGCGCTGGGCGTCGTGCTCGATCTCGCCAAGGATCTCGGCCTGTCGTCGGCAACGATCCAGAAGGACGATCTCACCGACCCGCAGATCTCGACCCTGTTCTGGATCAACGCCGGCGCCGGCTGCCTGCTGGCGCTGGCGCTGTTCCTCGGTGCGCCGGCGCTCGCGCGCTTCTACGGCGAGCCCACGGTCGCGCCGGTGACGCAATGGCTGGCGCTGGCCTTCGTGCTGAGCGGGCTCACGGTGCAGCACTGGGCATTGCTGCGCCGGCAGATGCGCTTCGGCGCCATCGCCGCGATCGAGGTCGCCGCCGATCTGGCGGGCTTCGCCGCCGCGATCGCGCTGGCGTTCGCCGGCGCGGGGTTGTGGGCGCTGGTGGCGCAGCGCCTCGTGACGCCCGGTGTGCTGATGGCGGGCAGCTGGCTCGTCTGTCGCTGGCGGCCGGGCCGCCCGGCGCAGGCCGCCGGGCTGGGCGGGCTGCTGCGCTACGGCGCGCAGGTGACCGGCAGCGGCCTGGCCGCCGCGCTCACGCGCAGCGTCGATCAGGTCCTGATCGGCTGGTTGTGGGGGCCGGCCGTCCTGGGCCTCTACGAACGCACCACGCGCTTGCTGCTGCTGCCCATCAACAGCATCAACGCGCCGGTCTACGCGGTCGGCATGCCGGCACTCAGCCGCCTCGCGGCGCACCCCGACTCCTATCGCCGCGCCTGCCGGCAGCTGCTGCAGAAGCTCGCCCTGCTCACCATGCCGCCCTTCGCCATGGTCTGCGTCACGGCCGACTGGGTGGTGCAGATCCTGTTCGGACCGGCCTGGACCCAGGCGGTACCGCTGGTGCAGTGGTTCGCCGTCTCGGCAACCTACCTGCCGGTGGTGATGGCCGTGTCCCTGCTGTACCTCACCCAGGAGCGCACCGGAGAAATGCTGCGCGCCACGCTGATCGACTCGGCGCTGTGCCTCGTCTCGATCCTGCTTGGCCTGGTGTCGGGTGCGGTCGGCGTGGCGGCGGCGATCGCCGTGGTGGGTCTCACCGTGCGCACGCCGATGGCGTTCTGGCTGTCGACGCGACGCGGCCCTGTGCGTCAACGCGACGTCTACAGCGCGGTGCTGCCGGCGGTCGCCGCGGCCGTGCTGAGCGCCGCCGCGGTCTGGGCGCTGCGCCGCTTCTGCCTGCCGGACGCGACGCTCAGCGCCGTCAGCCTGACGCTGGCGGCGCTGAGCGGGCTCGGGGCGATGGGACTGACCGTGCTGGCGTTCGGCGAGATCCGGCGCGAGCTGCTCTCCCTGGTCAGCCGCCCACCGGCGTTCCGTCCTCGTCGTCCGACGGCGCGCCCTTCTTGA
- a CDS encoding right-handed parallel beta-helix repeat-containing protein gives MGDTAGRRGWLAGAGLALSALPVAALAQQPAQRQAPPTRQMLSAASFGAIGDGTADDTAALQAALDASFAPGGPGFLVIPPGTYRVSRTLRIHTPQGERGHLTRNHGISGHGARLLSTIAGGGNVLEFISNATVRFLLIEGLDILGRGREGDGIRLECEHKEHYLYNLCLRDVTVQGCGGDGCRMLGNVFEGQLINCYFRDNKRNGVTFGHGMRAGILSAIHAFGCVFGQNDQYGVAMVNGCYDVGFHGCYFLLNGKYGLVAENGCTLLANCGFENNHEAAASFEAGNAGMMLQGFATLIGCTAYSMFKQQRLLRAYVVGQLVMIGCSGSGGGRAKGAGLARIGGERKARATIIGASGAIEYVNGFEALEIGGATGGIAFGAGWNSPNQARLGDYRLWVDRRGRLRLKKGAPSDDEDGTPVGG, from the coding sequence ATGGGCGACACGGCGGGACGGCGCGGATGGCTGGCGGGCGCCGGGCTGGCGCTGTCCGCGCTGCCGGTGGCCGCGCTCGCCCAGCAGCCGGCGCAGCGCCAGGCGCCGCCGACGCGCCAGATGCTGTCGGCGGCGTCGTTCGGCGCGATCGGCGACGGCACGGCCGACGATACCGCCGCGCTGCAGGCGGCGCTCGACGCCAGCTTCGCGCCCGGCGGACCGGGCTTTCTGGTCATTCCGCCCGGCACGTATCGCGTCAGCCGCACGCTGCGCATCCACACGCCGCAAGGCGAACGCGGCCACCTGACCCGCAATCACGGCATCAGCGGCCACGGCGCGCGCCTCCTGTCGACGATTGCCGGCGGCGGCAACGTGCTGGAGTTCATCAGCAACGCTACCGTGCGCTTCCTGCTGATCGAGGGTCTCGACATCCTGGGCCGCGGCCGCGAGGGCGACGGCATCCGGCTCGAGTGCGAGCACAAGGAGCACTACCTCTACAATCTGTGCCTGCGCGACGTGACGGTGCAGGGCTGCGGCGGCGACGGATGCCGCATGCTCGGCAACGTCTTCGAGGGCCAGCTGATCAACTGCTATTTCCGCGACAACAAGCGCAACGGCGTCACGTTCGGCCACGGCATGCGCGCCGGCATCCTCTCGGCGATCCACGCCTTCGGCTGCGTCTTCGGACAGAACGACCAGTACGGCGTCGCCATGGTCAATGGCTGCTACGATGTCGGCTTCCACGGCTGCTACTTCCTGCTCAATGGCAAGTACGGCCTGGTGGCGGAGAACGGCTGCACCCTGCTCGCCAATTGCGGCTTCGAGAACAACCACGAAGCGGCGGCGAGCTTCGAGGCCGGCAACGCCGGCATGATGCTGCAGGGTTTCGCCACGCTGATCGGCTGCACCGCCTACTCCATGTTCAAGCAGCAGCGCCTGCTGCGCGCTTATGTCGTGGGCCAGCTGGTGATGATCGGCTGTTCCGGCAGCGGCGGCGGGCGCGCCAAGGGGGCCGGCCTGGCGCGCATCGGCGGCGAGAGGAAGGCGCGCGCCACCATCATCGGCGCCAGCGGCGCGATCGAGTACGTCAACGGCTTCGAGGCCCTGGAGATCGGCGGCGCAACGGGCGGTATCGCCTTCGGGGCCGGCTGGAACAGCCCGAACCAGGCGCGGCTGGGCGACTACCGCCTCTGGGTCGACCGGCGCGGCCGCCTGCGCCTCAAGAAGGGCGCGCCGTCGGACGACGAGGACGGAACGCCGGTGGGCGGCTGA
- a CDS encoding glycosyltransferase → MRSDRHNGRAPRCLWLTLSDPEPRHNGQYVYSGGLIDAVIEAGAEVEVLGLARPESRRSNGWREPHVVWWLADNPPLPRWASLLSRLPHMAHRCSNASARATLDSLLARDGWDGIVFDSISCAWALPRVLQRYADRADRPTLLYISHNHEESLRSRIADGQGHFLKRQASRLDAYKVSRLERHLVDAVDVVTAITPEDLALYRRRSEDKPMEVLTPGYHGRRVASRRVTDRLPRRAVIVGSFDWVAKRMNLEEFVRVADPLFATAGIELQAVGSAEESFLEGLRRTAKASTFTGTVDDVTGYLNDARVAIVPERNGGGFKLKLLEYVFNRIPIFGLAGAFAGIPLRHGESAMVFPDHGALARGVLEMIDDFDLLNRLQERAYEACRDRFDWSTRGRQILAAIG, encoded by the coding sequence ATGCGTTCTGACCGGCACAACGGGCGCGCGCCGCGGTGCCTGTGGCTGACGCTGTCCGATCCGGAGCCGCGCCACAACGGGCAGTACGTCTATTCCGGCGGCCTGATCGATGCCGTCATAGAGGCCGGCGCCGAGGTCGAGGTGCTCGGCCTGGCGCGGCCGGAATCGCGGCGCAGCAACGGATGGCGCGAACCGCACGTCGTCTGGTGGTTGGCGGACAACCCACCGCTGCCGCGCTGGGCGAGCCTGCTGTCGCGCCTGCCGCACATGGCGCACCGCTGCTCCAACGCCAGCGCGCGCGCCACCCTCGACAGCCTGCTGGCGCGCGACGGCTGGGACGGCATCGTCTTCGACAGCATCTCCTGCGCCTGGGCGCTGCCGCGCGTCCTGCAACGCTACGCCGACCGCGCCGACCGGCCGACGCTGCTCTACATCTCGCACAATCACGAGGAGAGCCTGCGCAGCCGGATCGCCGACGGCCAGGGGCATTTCCTCAAGCGGCAGGCGAGCAGGCTCGACGCCTACAAGGTGTCGCGGCTCGAGCGCCACCTCGTCGACGCCGTCGACGTCGTGACGGCGATCACGCCGGAGGATCTGGCGCTCTATCGCCGGCGCTCCGAGGACAAGCCGATGGAGGTGCTGACACCGGGCTACCACGGCCGGCGCGTCGCCTCCCGGCGGGTAACCGACCGACTGCCGCGCCGGGCCGTGATCGTCGGCAGCTTCGACTGGGTCGCGAAGCGCATGAACCTCGAGGAGTTCGTCCGCGTCGCCGATCCGCTGTTCGCCACCGCCGGCATCGAGCTTCAGGCGGTGGGAAGCGCCGAGGAATCGTTTCTCGAGGGACTGAGGCGGACGGCGAAGGCCAGCACCTTCACCGGCACGGTCGATGACGTAACCGGCTACCTGAACGACGCACGCGTGGCCATCGTGCCCGAGCGCAACGGCGGCGGCTTCAAGCTCAAGCTGCTCGAGTACGTCTTCAACCGCATCCCCATCTTCGGCCTGGCCGGAGCCTTCGCCGGCATTCCCCTGCGGCATGGCGAGAGCGCGATGGTGTTCCCGGACCACGGCGCGCTGGCCCGCGGCGTGCTCGAGATGATCGACGACTTCGACCTGCTCAACCGGTTGCAGGAGCGCGCCTACGAAGCCTGTCGCGACCGCTTCGACTGGTCGACGCGCGGCCGCCAGATCCTGGCGGCGATCGGCTGA
- a CDS encoding undecaprenyl-phosphate glucose phosphotransferase yields MQNSVARRARIAEQFDDHATEQLEETFTGSRAVSEAIVRRIVGVLDGISVFAAGAVATHWASGGLDWRMLALAVPLGTLLAINFLHLLGAYGFDRFARLEDGVSRVLAAWLLALGTLGVVAYFATPIGLAGGSWLTLWFTGGLSLLLPIRLVLFHLVRKWRREGRLGELVAIVGAGPIAQRLLRRLNASGGPAMRIVGVYDDDAASLPRRCMGHPIRGTVEDLVREARQLGIGTVIVAMPLAVDRALTDTMNKLALLPVDVRLCPDAFGLGLGQVEVSHLGGLTFLNVIDRPLRDWQWIAKEIEDRVLAAVILVLISPLMLAVAALIKLDSPGPVFFRQKRYGFNNRLIEIWKFRTMHHAARDDDAEQLTRRNDPRITRIGAFLRRTSIDELPQFINVLRGDMSIVGPRPHAPRAKAGTLLYTDAIRYYDARHRVKPGITGWAQVNGWRGETDTVEQIRKRVEHDLHYIDNWSIRLDLKIIARTALGGFTGHHAF; encoded by the coding sequence ATGCAGAACAGCGTCGCGCGTCGCGCGCGGATCGCCGAGCAGTTCGACGATCACGCGACGGAGCAGCTCGAGGAAACCTTCACCGGCAGCAGAGCCGTGTCGGAGGCGATCGTGCGACGCATCGTCGGCGTCCTCGACGGCATCTCGGTGTTCGCCGCCGGCGCCGTGGCCACGCACTGGGCGTCAGGCGGGCTCGACTGGCGCATGCTGGCGCTGGCCGTCCCGCTCGGCACCCTGCTCGCGATCAATTTCCTGCACCTGCTCGGCGCCTATGGCTTCGACCGCTTCGCGCGTCTTGAGGACGGCGTGTCACGCGTCCTTGCGGCCTGGCTGCTGGCGCTCGGCACGCTTGGTGTCGTGGCCTACTTCGCCACGCCGATCGGATTGGCGGGCGGGAGCTGGCTGACCCTGTGGTTCACCGGAGGCTTGAGCCTGCTGCTGCCGATCCGGCTGGTGCTGTTTCACCTGGTGCGCAAATGGCGGCGCGAGGGACGACTGGGCGAGCTGGTCGCCATCGTAGGCGCCGGACCGATCGCCCAGCGGCTGCTGCGCCGGCTCAATGCCTCCGGTGGCCCGGCGATGCGCATCGTCGGCGTTTACGACGACGACGCCGCGTCGCTGCCGCGGCGCTGCATGGGCCATCCGATCCGCGGCACCGTCGAGGACCTGGTGAGGGAGGCGCGGCAACTGGGCATCGGCACGGTGATCGTCGCCATGCCGCTGGCGGTCGACCGCGCGCTGACCGACACGATGAACAAGCTTGCCCTGCTGCCGGTCGACGTGCGGCTGTGCCCCGACGCCTTCGGGCTGGGCCTCGGCCAGGTCGAGGTCAGCCACCTCGGCGGGCTGACCTTCCTCAACGTCATCGATCGGCCGCTGCGCGACTGGCAGTGGATCGCCAAGGAGATCGAGGACCGCGTTCTGGCGGCCGTCATTCTTGTCCTGATCTCGCCGCTGATGCTGGCCGTCGCGGCGCTGATCAAGCTCGACAGCCCCGGCCCGGTGTTCTTCCGCCAGAAGCGCTACGGCTTCAACAACCGGCTGATCGAGATCTGGAAGTTCCGCACCATGCATCACGCCGCGCGGGACGATGACGCCGAGCAGCTCACCCGTCGCAACGATCCGCGCATCACGCGCATCGGTGCCTTCCTGCGCCGCACCAGCATCGACGAGCTGCCGCAGTTCATCAACGTGCTCCGCGGCGACATGTCGATCGTCGGGCCGCGTCCGCATGCGCCGCGAGCCAAGGCGGGCACGCTGCTCTACACCGACGCCATTCGCTACTACGACGCGCGCCATCGCGTGAAGCCGGGCATCACCGGCTGGGCCCAGGTGAACGGCTGGCGCGGCGAGACCGACACGGTCGAGCAGATCCGCAAGCGCGTGGAGCACGACCTGCACTACATCGACAACTGGTCGATACGGCTCGACCTCAAGATCATCGCCCGCACCGCGCTGGGCGGGTTCACGGGGCACCATGCGTTCTGA
- a CDS encoding glycosyltransferase: MPSPPAHEEKILVLEPDSEGHSQEWLRHLIDFVAAGELHRLEIVAPASLCDALRPALVNGAHRRIALSPLSPAEHRMCTHRRLVASGFARWWVMRRHLRRSGARSGFFLSIDHLSLPLAFGLGASGARLSGILFRPSVHYGVLGAYEPTRAERLRDLRKALLYRLMLRNPAVDSVLSLDPYFPGYAMSHYAGGEKVRALPDPAHAASQPAGTEQFAGYAPAGRIGLLLFGYLARRKGPLELLEALGRLRPQTAARVAVMLAGRVDPPIGQELEARRQALAHAQPSLWLQIADRRLDSAEIDSLIQRSGVVLAPYQRFVGSSGVLLWAARAGRPVLTQDFGLIGRLTRDHGLGLVTDSTDPACLAFAIEHIVESGGRELFDVAGARRFVASHTPEHFAAMVMSGARLASH, translated from the coding sequence ATGCCCTCTCCGCCGGCACATGAGGAGAAAATTCTCGTCCTGGAGCCCGACAGCGAGGGGCATTCCCAGGAGTGGCTGCGCCATCTGATCGACTTCGTGGCGGCCGGAGAATTGCACCGGCTCGAGATCGTCGCGCCCGCGTCGCTCTGCGACGCCCTGCGCCCCGCCCTGGTGAATGGCGCCCACCGCCGCATCGCGCTCTCGCCGCTGTCGCCCGCCGAGCACCGCATGTGCACGCATCGGCGGCTGGTGGCTTCCGGCTTCGCGCGCTGGTGGGTGATGCGCCGGCATCTGCGGCGCAGCGGCGCGCGAAGCGGCTTCTTCCTGTCGATCGATCATCTGTCGCTGCCGCTGGCCTTCGGCCTGGGCGCCAGTGGTGCCCGGCTGTCGGGCATCCTCTTCCGCCCCTCGGTGCACTACGGGGTCCTCGGCGCCTACGAACCCACACGGGCCGAACGCTTGCGCGACCTGCGCAAGGCGCTGCTCTACCGCCTGATGCTGCGCAACCCGGCGGTGGACTCGGTCCTGTCGCTCGATCCGTACTTCCCGGGCTACGCCATGTCGCACTATGCCGGTGGCGAGAAAGTGCGGGCGCTGCCCGACCCGGCGCACGCCGCGAGCCAGCCTGCCGGCACCGAGCAGTTTGCCGGATATGCACCAGCCGGGCGCATCGGCCTTCTGCTGTTCGGCTATCTCGCGCGGCGCAAGGGGCCACTCGAGCTGCTCGAGGCGTTGGGACGCCTCCGGCCGCAGACCGCCGCGCGCGTGGCCGTCATGCTCGCCGGCCGGGTCGATCCGCCGATTGGCCAGGAGCTCGAGGCGCGCCGCCAGGCACTGGCCCACGCGCAACCCTCGCTCTGGCTGCAGATCGCCGACCGTCGTCTCGACAGCGCCGAGATCGATTCCCTGATCCAGAGGAGTGGCGTCGTGCTCGCGCCCTACCAGCGCTTCGTCGGCTCCAGCGGCGTGCTGCTGTGGGCGGCGCGCGCCGGCCGTCCCGTCCTGACCCAGGATTTCGGGCTGATCGGCCGGCTGACCCGCGACCATGGCCTTGGTCTCGTCACCGACTCCACCGATCCCGCCTGCCTTGCTTTCGCCATCGAGCACATCGTCGAGAGCGGCGGGCGGGAGCTGTTCGATGTCGCGGGCGCCCGGCGTTTCGTCGCCTCGCATACGCCCGAGCACTTCGCGGCGATGGTGATGAGCGGCGCTCGACTCGCCTCACATTGA
- a CDS encoding glycosyltransferase, with product MTTSMVSPSPVLFVTRYYRPELIGSAPFTADMAEFLAGTGRDVTVVTGLPHYPMAEVFPDYRDGVRLREEFNGVRVERVPSGTPRRPSAAARIANEVGFLLRGLGSLAIGRFDRHRVVLALCPSVLGVALGVAARSRGGVCVAIVHDIQSGLAAGLGMVKGGGLAGLMRACERLVLNRVDLVVVLSQEMGDHLRRIGVTAPIEVVPLWVDTDRVRPAGPPAPGPVRILYSGNFGRKQGLGQVIALAELLMIRRPDIEVVLRGSGSQIGALAGEVERLGLHNIRLSELQPDESLGPALATGDVHLVPQNPDAAAFAVPSKAFNIMAVGRPFVATALPGTVLWRLREATGAFLCVPPNDPEAFAAAVLRLADDPGLRDELGRRGRRFVERHCAKPKVLGDFVSRLDALSAGT from the coding sequence GTGACGACCAGCATGGTCTCGCCGTCGCCGGTCCTGTTCGTCACGCGCTACTATCGACCCGAGCTGATCGGTTCGGCGCCGTTCACTGCGGACATGGCCGAGTTCCTCGCCGGCACCGGTCGCGACGTCACCGTCGTCACCGGGTTGCCGCACTATCCGATGGCCGAGGTGTTTCCCGACTATCGCGATGGCGTTCGCCTGCGCGAGGAGTTCAATGGCGTACGGGTCGAGCGCGTGCCGAGCGGCACACCGCGTCGCCCGTCGGCTGCCGCGCGCATCGCCAACGAGGTCGGGTTCCTGCTGCGCGGCCTGGGCTCGCTGGCCATCGGCCGCTTCGATCGCCATCGCGTGGTGCTGGCGCTCTGCCCCTCGGTGCTCGGCGTGGCGCTGGGCGTCGCCGCGCGAAGCCGAGGCGGCGTCTGCGTCGCCATCGTGCACGACATCCAGTCCGGGCTGGCCGCCGGCCTCGGCATGGTCAAGGGCGGCGGACTCGCCGGCCTGATGCGTGCCTGCGAGCGTCTGGTGCTCAACCGCGTCGACCTGGTCGTGGTGCTGTCGCAGGAGATGGGCGATCACCTGCGCCGCATCGGCGTCACTGCGCCGATCGAGGTCGTGCCCCTGTGGGTCGACACCGATCGCGTGCGACCAGCCGGGCCGCCGGCCCCCGGGCCGGTCAGGATTCTCTACAGCGGCAATTTCGGCCGCAAGCAGGGCCTGGGCCAGGTCATCGCCCTTGCCGAGCTGCTGATGATTCGCCGACCCGACATCGAGGTCGTGCTGCGTGGCAGCGGCAGCCAGATCGGTGCGCTGGCCGGTGAGGTCGAAAGGCTGGGCCTGCACAACATCCGGCTCTCCGAGCTGCAGCCGGACGAGTCCCTCGGCCCGGCGCTGGCCACCGGAGACGTGCATCTGGTGCCGCAGAACCCCGACGCCGCGGCGTTCGCGGTGCCTTCGAAGGCGTTCAACATCATGGCGGTGGGGCGGCCCTTCGTCGCCACGGCGCTGCCCGGAACGGTGCTGTGGCGCCTGCGGGAAGCCACCGGGGCATTTCTTTGCGTGCCGCCCAACGATCCCGAGGCCTTCGCCGCAGCCGTGCTGCGCCTGGCGGACGACCCCGGCTTGCGCGACGAGCTCGGCCGACGCGGTCGACGCTTTGTCGAGCGCCATTGCGCCAAGCCCAAGGTACTGGGCGATTTCGTGAGCCGCCTCGATGCCCTCTCCGCCGGCACATGA